The genomic interval TACATGACGCAGGCCTTCTCGCTCTACGGCGAGCTGAGCGTCCAGCAGAACCTCGTCCTGCACGCCCGGCTCTACCACCTGCCGCCAGACAAGGCGAAGGCACGCATCGACGAGCTGGTCGAGCGGTTCGGACTGGGCGCGCACCTGGAGACGCAGGCCGGAGGCTTGCCCATGGGGCTGCGCCAGCGGCTCTCCCTGGCCGTCGCCGTGCTGCACGGGCCGCAGATCCTCATCCTGGACGAGCCCACGTCGGGAGTCGATCCCGTCGCCCGGGACAGCTTCTGGGAGCTGTTGATCGACCTGTCGCGGAAGCAGGGCGTCACCATCTTCGTGACGACCCATTTCATGAACGAGGGGATGCGGTGTGATCGCATCTCGCTCATGAACGCGGGACGGGTGCTGGCGGCGGACAGTCCCCAGAAGCTCATCGAGTCGAAGAACGCGGACAGCCTGGAGACCGCCTTCATCGCATACATGGAGGAGGCCATCGCCGAGAAGGCCCGCGCGGAGGGCAAGGAGGAGAAGGGCAAGGAGGAGAAGGGCAAGGACTCGGCCCCCGTCAACGAGCCGTCCGCCCCTCCATCCGAGCCCCCGGCCGCGCCACGAGAAGACCGGGCCGGGATGCGGCTGAGGGTCGGCCGGATGCTCGCGTACGCATCCAACGAGACCAGCCAGATCCTCCGCGACAAGGTCCGGTTGGCGTTTGCCTTCGTCGGTTCGGCGTTGTTGATGCTCGTCTTCGGCTTCGGCATCACGACCGACGTGGAGAACATCCGCTACGCCGCGCTGGACCTCGACCAGTCACCCGAGAGCCGCGCGTACCTGGAACAGTTCAGCGCGGCGAAGCCCTACTTCGCCCGGACTCCGCCAGCCGCGTCCGCGGACGAGGCGTTGCGCCGACTCCAATCAGACGATGTCTCGGTGGTGCTGGAGATTCCGCCCCTCTTCGGTCTGAATCTTCGCCGAGGCTCCGGCCCCGAGGTGCTGGCACAGGTGGATGGCGCCATGACCTTCCGTGGAGACACCGTCGAGCAGTACGTCCAGGGGGTCCACGCGCGGATGCTCAGGGATCCCGCGAGCGGCTTCCATGCCGCCCGCGCACAGGAGTACAGGGCAAACATCGAGGACCGCTACCTCTACAACCCCACCTTCGAGAGCATCTACTCCATCGTGCCGAGCGTCCCGGCGCTGCTGCTGCTGCTCATCCCCGCGATCCTCATGACGGTCAGCATCGTGCGGGAGAAGGAGTTGGGGTCGATCATCAACTTCTACGTCACGCCCACCGGGCGACTGGAGTACCTGCTCGGGAAGCAACTGCCGTACATCGCCATCGGCATGGCCAACTTCTTCATCCTGACCGCCCTGGCCCTGATCGTCTTCGGCGTCCCCATCAAGGGCAGCTTCCTGATGTTGGTCGTCTGCACCCTGTTCTACGTCGCGGCGACGACGGGCATCGGGATGGTGACGTCCACCTTCACCGGCAGCCAGGTCGCGGCCGTGTTCGTCACGGCCATCCTGACCATCGTGCCGACCATCCAGTTCTCCGGCTTGTTGCAGCCCGTCTCCACGCTGCAGGGCGGAGCCAAGGTCGTCGGCTCCATCTGGCCCGCGACCTATTACATGCACGCCAGCCTGGGCGCCTTCACCAAGGGGCTGGGGGCGGGCCTCCTCCTGCCGGACGTGGCCTTCCTGGCCGCATGCGTCCCGCTCCTCCTGGCCATCAGCGTCGTCGGCCTGAGAAAGCAGGAGAAATAGCGGTGAACTCGCTGCTGAACATCCTGTGGCTGGGTCTCAAGGAGCTTCGCAGCCTGCTCAGTGACGCGGTGCTGGTCGTGTTCGTCGTCTACGCGTTCACCCTGGCCATCTATGTCCAGGCCACGGGGACCTCGAGCGAGGTGAACAACGCCTCGATCGCCTTCGTCGACGAGGACGGGTCCGCGTTGTCCAAGGAGCTGATCAACGCCATCTATCCGCCGCGCTTCAAGTCGCCGGAGGTCATCTCCTCGGAGGCCATCCAGCCGGACATGGACCGGGGCCGGTTCATGTTCGTCGTCGTGATCCCGCCCCGCTTCGAGCACGACCTCCGCGCGGGCCGCACCCCGGACATCCAGGTGAACATCGACGCGACCGCCATGCAGCAGGCGGGCATCGGCGCCGGCTACATCAAGAACATCCTCAACGACCGCATCGCCTCCTTCCTCAAGCGCACGGAGGAGACGGGGCCGAAGCCCGTCAACCTGGTCATCCGCAAGCTCTTCAACCCCAACGGGGTGTCGTCCTGGTTCAAGAGCGTGGTGGCGATCATCAATCAAATCACCCTGCTGACGGTGGTCCTGACGGGCGCCGCGGTCATCCGAGAGCGCGAGCACGGCACGCTGGAGCACCTGCTGGTGATGCCGCTGACCTCGTTCGAGATCGCGATGGCGAAGGTCTGGGCCAATGGCCTGGTGATTCTGGTGGCGACCGCGGCTTCGCTCCTGCTGGTCGTGCACATGGTGCTGAAGGTACCGTTCGCCGGCTCGGTGGTGCTGTGGTTCGTCGGCGTCGTGCTCTACCTCTTCTTCGCCACGGCGCTCGGCATCTTCCTGGGGACCATCTCCCGCTCGATGGCGCAGTTCGCCCTGCTCATCATCCTCGTGGTCCTGGTGTTGATGCTGCTCTCGGGCGGGAGCACCCCCGTGGAGAGCCAGCCGAAGTGGCTTCAGGCCATAACGTACCTGCTGCCCGCCCGGCACTTCGTCAGCTTCTCGCAGATCATCGTCTACCGCGGCGGAGGACTGGGCGCTGTCTGGCGCCAGTTCCTGATGGTGACCGCGGTGGGCGTGGGGTTCTTCGTCTACAGCTTGGCGATGTTCCGCAAGTCCATCGCGGTGAGCAAATAGAGCCGCGGCCCGAACTCCAGCCGCTGCTTCAGCGAGCGTCAGCGTGATGGGGAGTCCCATCCGTTTCGTGATGTTCCCTGACAGCTCCTGACGAAAGTCAGGACTGAGCTGGTCGCCGGCAAGGGCCATCCCCAGGTTCCCCGACGCCTTGTGGCAACGCGTGGCTCCCTTGCTTCCTCGTCCTCGCCCCAGGAAGTTGGCGGACAACGCGAGCACTGGGACTTCAGCCGAGGTCAGTGCGGGTCCACGCACCGTGCGCATCACAGCGGATGAGGTTCCCCCAAGTCGCGA from Myxococcus stipitatus carries:
- the rbbA gene encoding ribosome-associated ATPase/putative transporter RbbA, translating into MVSSTSPESPAGGPRGCVVSVQDVSHHYGKAVALDGLSLDVPSGIRVGIVGPDGVGKSTLMALVAGAKKLQQGRITVLDGDIAQARHRRDVGPRIAYMPQGLGKNLYLELSVYDNVDFMARLFGLSPEERKVRVPQLLQATGLGKFAERPAGKLSGGMKQKVGLCGALVHDPDLLILDEPTTGVDPLSRRQFWTLIDEIRAGRPGMSVIISTAYMDEAQQWDWIVAMDAGRVLATGTPAELMERSGTTDLEKCFIALLPEEKRKGHKELTIPPRVPGNAELAIEAHGLTRRFGTFVAVDHVTLSIERGEIFGFLGSNGCGKSTTMKMLTGLLPPSEGTAKLFGSSVDAGSMEVRKSLGYMTQAFSLYGELSVQQNLVLHARLYHLPPDKAKARIDELVERFGLGAHLETQAGGLPMGLRQRLSLAVAVLHGPQILILDEPTSGVDPVARDSFWELLIDLSRKQGVTIFVTTHFMNEGMRCDRISLMNAGRVLAADSPQKLIESKNADSLETAFIAYMEEAIAEKARAEGKEEKGKEEKGKDSAPVNEPSAPPSEPPAAPREDRAGMRLRVGRMLAYASNETSQILRDKVRLAFAFVGSALLMLVFGFGITTDVENIRYAALDLDQSPESRAYLEQFSAAKPYFARTPPAASADEALRRLQSDDVSVVLEIPPLFGLNLRRGSGPEVLAQVDGAMTFRGDTVEQYVQGVHARMLRDPASGFHAARAQEYRANIEDRYLYNPTFESIYSIVPSVPALLLLLIPAILMTVSIVREKELGSIINFYVTPTGRLEYLLGKQLPYIAIGMANFFILTALALIVFGVPIKGSFLMLVVCTLFYVAATTGIGMVTSTFTGSQVAAVFVTAILTIVPTIQFSGLLQPVSTLQGGAKVVGSIWPATYYMHASLGAFTKGLGAGLLLPDVAFLAACVPLLLAISVVGLRKQEK
- a CDS encoding ABC transporter permease, whose protein sequence is MNSLLNILWLGLKELRSLLSDAVLVVFVVYAFTLAIYVQATGTSSEVNNASIAFVDEDGSALSKELINAIYPPRFKSPEVISSEAIQPDMDRGRFMFVVVIPPRFEHDLRAGRTPDIQVNIDATAMQQAGIGAGYIKNILNDRIASFLKRTEETGPKPVNLVIRKLFNPNGVSSWFKSVVAIINQITLLTVVLTGAAVIREREHGTLEHLLVMPLTSFEIAMAKVWANGLVILVATAASLLLVVHMVLKVPFAGSVVLWFVGVVLYLFFATALGIFLGTISRSMAQFALLIILVVLVLMLLSGGSTPVESQPKWLQAITYLLPARHFVSFSQIIVYRGGGLGAVWRQFLMVTAVGVGFFVYSLAMFRKSIAVSK